The genome window TTATAAAGCGTAAAAGTGACCTCCCCCTCATCCGGCAACACATACTGGAGAAATGTGCCGTTGTTGAAGGGATTGGGATAGTTGGCGGTGAGGAGAAAACACTCGGGCGTCTGCAGGCTCACGGTCAACACCGGCGAATAGTTCACCCGGCCGTCACTGTCGATCTGCTTCAAGCGATAGTACGCTTTCCCCGCCGTCGTGCCCTGATGCAAATATTCATACGCGTGCGCCAGATTGGTGGTGCCGTGGCCGGCGATGAACGTCAGCCGCTCAAAGACGCGGCCATCGATGGAAAATTCCACATCGAAACCGAGATTGCGGGTCTCCGCAGCGGTTTGCCAGCTCAGCAGCACACCGTCGCTGCGGACGTTGGCCTGAAACATGCTCAACTCTACATCCAAAATCGTGGCGTTGCCCTCCAGCAGACGCACCAGAGCGTCCTTGCCGCCGGCGATCACCTCAGACACGCCGTTGTTGCGTACATCCGGCAACACGTCCAGGGAGACGGCGTCATCGGAGCAGACCACGCTCCACAGCTCTTTGCCGGCTTTGGCGCCGCCGCCGGAAAGACAGACGATGCGGTTGTCCGCACTGGTCACCACCACATCCATTTTGCCGTCCTGGTTCATATCCGGCAGACCCACCGCGGTGAGCACATCATCGGAAAAGGTGGCTGACCAGATCAGCAAGGCGTCGTTGCCGTCGAGGGCGTAGACCTTGTTGTCCGCTGAGCAGGCGATGATGTCCGGAAAACCGTCTTCATTGATATCCTCGATCCGCTTCACCGCATGGATACGGCCCTGAGCATAATAGCTCAGCAGCTCGTTTGAAGTGACCGGAGAATACCACCCGATCAGGCCGTTGGCAGCGCAGAGCACGCAATCGTCCTTGCCATCCACATCCACATCAGGCACAGAGGTCACGGACGTCACTTCCACACTCAAATAGCGGGCCATGATCAGCTGCCGCCCGCCTTCGCCGTTGCCGACCCCTGATAGAAAATAGATAAACTTGTCCAGACTGGCGACAAACACATCCGGTTTGTCGTCCGCATCGATCAGCGGCCCGGTCTCGATCGCAGTGATCGCGCGGCTCGCGCTCCCCTGCCAGAGCGTGGTTCCGCTCCCGGTCAGGCAGATGATCTTTCCCAGCGTGGTGCCTGCCAGGCAGTCCTGCTTAGCATCGCCGTCCACATCAT of bacterium contains these proteins:
- a CDS encoding T9SS type A sorting domain-containing protein; protein product: MSRAIEWSVFIGLLFSAFAALAQDTSTSLIWYYTAPNAVNVVAATDDVDGNGSPDVLAGSADHYVYCLQGFGANAGLVLWSYKTSGAVLSLCTIGDLDGDGIADCLVGSADDSVYCLSASATAQPRLLWKQNLSSDVTVVKCIDDVDGDAKQDCLAGTTLGKIICLTGSGTTLWQGSASRAITAIETGPLIDADDKPDVFVASLDKFIYFLSGVGNGEGGRQLIMARYLSVEVTSVTSVPDVDVDGKDDCVLCAANGLIGWYSPVTSNELLSYYAQGRIHAVKRIEDINEDGFPDIIACSADNKVYALDGNDALLIWSATFSDDVLTAVGLPDMNQDGKMDVVVTSADNRIVCLSGGGAKAGKELWSVVCSDDAVSLDVLPDVRNNGVSEVIAGGKDALVRLLEGNATILDVELSMFQANVRSDGVLLSWQTAAETRNLGFDVEFSIDGRVFERLTFIAGHGTTNLAHAYEYLHQGTTAGKAYYRLKQIDSDGRVNYSPVLTVSLQTPECFLLTANYPNPFNNGTFLQYVLPDEGEVTFTLYNLRGEEVYQRRAGRQAAGSYILHWNGETTNGRQAGTGAYLYVVQWRDQRLSGKWTLVK